Proteins encoded together in one Deinococcus hopiensis KR-140 window:
- a CDS encoding ABC-2 family transporter protein, with protein MWLALSTTAFRFVKTQNANELFGGVFGAARFPVTAFPVPIRTFLTFVLPVAFVTTVPAQAMTDTLTPGLALASPLVAALLFTLTRLFWRKAVASHTSASS; from the coding sequence ATCTGGCTGGCGCTGTCCACGACGGCCTTCCGGTTCGTAAAGACGCAAAACGCCAACGAATTATTTGGCGGGGTGTTCGGCGCCGCCCGCTTTCCGGTGACGGCCTTTCCGGTGCCCATCCGCACGTTCCTGACCTTCGTGTTGCCCGTCGCCTTTGTAACCACCGTGCCCGCACAGGCAATGACGGACACACTGACGCCGGGGCTGGCGCTCGCCTCACCGCTGGTTGCGGCGCTGCTGTTTACGCTCACGCGCCTGTTCTGGAGGAAGGCGGTGGCGAGCCACACAAGCGCGAGCAGTTGA